The following are encoded together in the Mycolicibacterium arabiense genome:
- a CDS encoding DUF3093 domain-containing protein, with protein sequence MTATDQQVLFREPGATWWWAAAGPASGGAMLLIQVWAGYGIDLLVPFVFFVLVTGFLSIQVKAARIHTSVELTPEYLRQGAETIRIAEIVRIYPEASGSEVEKWQSARAIGELTGVPRGRTGIGLKLSNARTAQAWARKHRQLRAALESLVDES encoded by the coding sequence GTGACCGCCACCGACCAGCAGGTGCTGTTCCGCGAGCCCGGCGCCACGTGGTGGTGGGCCGCGGCCGGGCCCGCATCGGGCGGCGCCATGCTGCTGATCCAGGTCTGGGCCGGGTACGGCATCGACCTGCTGGTGCCGTTCGTGTTCTTCGTCCTGGTCACCGGCTTCCTGTCGATCCAGGTGAAGGCGGCTCGCATTCACACCTCGGTCGAGCTGACCCCGGAGTACCTGCGCCAAGGCGCCGAGACCATCCGGATCGCCGAGATCGTCAGGATCTACCCGGAGGCCTCCGGGTCGGAGGTCGAGAAGTGGCAGTCGGCGCGCGCGATCGGCGAACTGACCGGCGTGCCCAGGGGCCGCACGGGCATCGGATTGAAGTTGTCGAACGCCAGGACCGCGCAGGCGTGGGCACGCAAGCACCGACAGCTGCGGGCCGCACTCGAGTCGCTGGTGGACGAGTCGTGA